From one Streptomyces mobaraensis genomic stretch:
- a CDS encoding helix-turn-helix domain-containing protein, producing MASLNVGNLGAYLREQRRGAQLTLRQLADAAGVSNPYLSQIERGLRKPSAEILQQLAKALRISAETLYVQAGILDERAREEAEVRSAILADPSITERQKQVLLDIYDSFRRENGPKEDDDGKPSG from the coding sequence ATGGCATCGCTCAACGTCGGCAACCTCGGCGCGTACCTGCGCGAGCAGCGGCGCGGCGCGCAGTTGACGTTGCGTCAGCTTGCCGACGCGGCAGGGGTGTCCAACCCCTACCTCAGCCAGATCGAGCGCGGCCTGCGGAAGCCGAGCGCGGAGATCCTGCAGCAGCTCGCGAAGGCGCTGCGGATCTCGGCGGAGACGCTGTACGTGCAGGCCGGGATCCTCGACGAGCGGGCCCGGGAGGAGGCGGAGGTGCGCAGTGCGATCCTCGCCGACCCCTCGATCACCGAGCGGCAGAAGCAGGTGCTGCTGGACATCTACGACTCGTTCCGCAGGGAGAACGGGCCGAAGGAAGACGACGACGGCAAGCCCTCCGGCTGA